CCTACCGGGAACCGGTCAGGGGCGAGATAGCCTGCCGGGCCGTTCTCCGCCCCTCGTCCGGACCGGCTGCCCAAGAGCCTGATCGCCCCGGCCCGGAGGAACCTGACCTTACGCGGGATCAGGCCGGCACGGTTCCGGTGATCAGAGCCGTGCTACGGACCAAGCTGACCACCCACAGAAAGGAGCGGCGCACCTACCACGTCCGCTGGGAGTGGGACTTCGGGGACGGGAGCTCCTTCGTCGATGACGACCCCGCGCACACTTCGGTTACCGTGAGCCACGTCTTCGCCGGTGCCGGTGACTACACGGTGCGGGCCCGTTCGTACGCCAACGACGGGCGCATCCTGCGGGAGAGGGTCTGGCATGTCAGCGTCTCTCTGGAGGATGTTGCCAGTTCCCCCGTCAACAGACCCGACAGCGGCGGTTCCCCGGTCGGCCCGCCGGACAGCGCCGGTTCCCCCCTTGCCGGCCCCGATGAGGCCGGTCCGCCCGTTGCTGGCTCCGACGGGGCGAGGTCGACGGTCATCGGCGCGGAGGCCGTGGAGGGGGTAGCGGCCGCCCCTGACGGAGCGGTGACGGTGGTGGTGGGTCAGCCCTGGCAGGCCACCGTGGAAACGGCGCGAGAACCGAAGGTGAGGGCCGCCATAGACAGCCCCGAAGAGTGGATGTCCGGCCGTCCTGCCCGCATCGGGGTGTCCGTGCAGGTGGACGAGGTTCCATCGGTGGTGGAACGGAGAGTGGAGGTCGATCCCGGCCGGGAGTTCGTGATGGTGTGGGAGCGAGCGGGATTGTTCCCGGTGCGCGTTGCCGTGACCGTGACGCTGCGCTATCGGTTCCCCGAGGCCGAGTATACGGTGCGCAACACCTACCTGTTCGAGCGCTGGGTGAAAGTGCTCACCACGTCGGGTACCGACTGACGGCCACCGCAAGACCCGGTCGCTTTCTCCCAGGTTGCACCTGGGCACCCGAAACGGCCGTCGCAGGTCGGGGACAGCCGGCCCTGAGAGCGTTCTGGGGGCCGCACGCTGCCGTGCGCCGGGGAGTACTTGTTTCCTCTTCCCCTCCTTGCTATAATGACCGTGAGAGTCATTATCAGCAGGGGGCTTACGGGTTTGGCCATGGAATTTCGCAGGCAAGCCCCCCATCCGCCAGCCATAGAGTTACACGAGGGGGCGGACGGAGTGGGGGCGAGGGATGGGCGGGTGGTGACCCTGGCTGCCGCTCCGTTGGGTGCCCGGGTGCGCATCCGGTACCTGGGCGACCCGGGTTTACGCGCCCAGGCCATCCGGTTGGGGCTCGGGCCCGGTTCGGAGGTGACGGTATGGGCCAGCCTGGCAGGCGGACCCGTGCTCCTGAATCGGGGGAACCAGAGGATGGCTGTGGGCCGCAGGCTGGCCGAGCTGACCTGGGTGGAAATCACAGGAGCTTCTTCCTGAAGGCAGAAGGTGGTCTGGTGCGGCATCGTCATCGGCATCGGCATGGGCAGCTCCCGGGCGGCCTCCCGGGAGACGGTGCGGCGGGATGCCACGCCGGCGGTTCCCCCGCACGGGATCATACGCCCGGGCGGTTGGTAGCGCTGGTGGGGAACCCTAACACCGGCAAGTCGATCGTGTTCCATTACCTGACCCGCCGGTACGTGGAAGTATCCAACTATCCCGGCACCACCGTGGAAGTGAGCAGCGGGTGGGCCGGGGACGACCTGGTGGTGGACACCCCCGGTGTCTACGGCATTTCCGGCCTGAACGACGAGGAGCGGGTGACCAGGGATGCGGTGCTGCAGGCGGACCTGGTCGTCAACGTGGTGGATGCCGCCCACCTTTCCCGCGACCTCTTCCTCACCCTGCAACTCTGTGACCTGGGAGTACCCATGGTCGTTTGTCTGAACATGATGGATGAGGCCCGCAGCGAAGGCCGGGTGCCGGTTGCGGCAGCGCTGGAAGAGGCCCTGGGGGTACCGGTGATCCCCACCGTGGCCACCAGGCGGCAGGGTCTGGCCGATCTGCGGGGGGCCCTGGCCCGGGCCGTGCCCGGTCGACCCGACCCGGAGCTGGCCACCAGGCTGGTTCGGGAGTTGCCGCCCGCAGTGGTGTCCGAGGCCGAGACGGACGGGCGGGGCCGGCGCGCGCTGGCCTACCTGTATCTGGAGGGCGAT
This genomic interval from Bacillota bacterium contains the following:
- a CDS encoding FeoA family protein, yielding MGARDGRVVTLAAAPLGARVRIRYLGDPGLRAQAIRLGLGPGSEVTVWASLAGGPVLLNRGNQRMAVGRRLAELTWVEITGASS